A segment of the Anguilla anguilla isolate fAngAng1 chromosome 6, fAngAng1.pri, whole genome shotgun sequence genome:
TCCATCCCCACCTCCATTGTCACCATTGAGTGGGAGCTCCtgagagggcggggcaggggagggggcggggtcgcAGGTGGCCTGCAGGCTGTCGGCAGAGAGCTTGCTGCTGAGGGACTCTCTGCTCTCAGTCAGAGGGGTAGGAGCTCCAGAGTCCGTCTCCTCCGTGCCTTCCGGCTGGGCCGTTCTGGGGCTGGACATCCCATTCTGAGACGCAAGGGGCACGTCTGCACAGAGCTGTTCTTTCTCCCGCAGGGTGGACTCAGGTGGAGTCGGAGGCGGAGTCTGGGGTGGGGTCTTAGGTGGAGTCTCTGGTGCAGACTCGGGAGGAGTCTGGGGAGGGAGTGCCAGTACGGACAGCTTGGGTTTCTTGGCGGCAACTGGGGGCTTTTGTTTGGGTGCAGGACTGTGCACCACATCGTTTGGGCTCCCCGCAGGAGAACTTTCTGGGTCAATGTGGTCAGGGAGCGAGGGGTCGTCAGAAGGCCCTGAGGATGGCAGTGCCTGACTCAGAGGAGTGGCATCACcgggggggtcagtgctggcAGCATCACCAGACATGATCTCTAGGGCGCTGCTTTTGGGGAGGTCTCTCAGGTACTTCTTGACAGGCGTGGGAGGCTTGTACATCCCGTTTAGGGTGGGGGTGGCACAGGAAGGCAGTGGCAGTACCGTCGGGGGCTCTGGCTTTATAGGCAACTCTGGTGTGGAGGAGTTTGGGGACTCCTGCCCATTCCTGGTTTCCTGAGTGCTTGTTGTGGTCCCTTCAGTGTTCTGAAGTCTCTCTGGCTTCTTGACAGACCGCAGCTGGACCATCTGCAGAGCTTGGGCAGTGATCAGGGGCACAGGGGACCCAGGATGATTGAGGGGCGGTTTTTTCACCCCGTTGGGTGTATGGTTGACATCCGATGGGCTCACGGATTTGAGGGCCTCTTTCAGGCTCTTCAGGCTGAGGGCTGTGGGTGGAGCTGCAGGGGGtagtggcgggggtgggggcacaaCAGGGGCGGTAGAAGGTTGAggaagaggtgggggtggaggaggactGACCACATTGTTGATTGGCCAAACGGAGTCCAACATCGCCTCTGGAGGAGGGGATGGGAATTCAGGAGATGACCCGCAGGGGAGCAGGCTCTTAGAAGTCTCAGGGGTTGCAGGCAGAGGCAGGGGGGGTGAGAAGGTGGGGCTCAGTGGGAAGaatggagggggaaggggagggacaGGGGTCCTGGCTGAATCAGAGGTGTTGGAGGACAGGGAtgtggaagaggaggaaatgGACATGGAGGAGAGCAGGGATGATTTCCTCTCGGGCACCTTGGGCTTGGGCCGTGCCCCCGCTGGGGAAAGCGCCCTCATGAAGGAAGGCACAGGCGTACCGGCCGTGGGTGTGTTGGACTGGCTGGAATAGCCGCTGGAGGGCGAGGTCAACCGGTGCACCCGGTCGGGGGAGGATGTTGTGGCTGCCTTAGGCTTGGGGGCGTCCTGGGCCAGGGGCAGAGGCAAGGGCAGGGGTGCCTGGGGCCCATTCTGGAGGCCTCCCCGTGGGGTCCCGCCGACACTGATGGACCGGGCGAGCGGGGACCGGGGCCGCTCACCGTAGCAGCCCCACTCGGCGTAGTCGGACCGCAGGCTGCTGGTGTCGCTCTGCGGGGGCGTGACGGGGCACAGCGAGTAGACGTTGGCCGACACCCCGCTGCTCCCGGCGCTGGCGCTGCTCTGGCTCCTCGGCCGCAGCACCCAGGGGTCCTCGTAATCGCTGCAGGGGCTCTGAGAGGGCGAGGAGCTCGCCACCCGGTCCTTCAGGCCCCCCTGCTGCAGGGACTGCTGCAGGCTGGCGATCAGCGTCTCGTTCAGCGGCGCCCCGCCGTTGGCGGCCTTCTTGCCGGGCTTGCGGCGGAGAGAGTCGGTCCGGGCGGGCGGCAGGGGGGGCTTCTTGGCCTTGCGGAGGGAGATGCTGCGAGAGAGCGACCTGTTGCTGTAGAGGCTGGCGCGTTCCTCCTGGCCGGCGTAGGCGTGCTGCTGCTGGCCCTCGTACATGCTGTGGCGGGCGGTGGCGATGTTGCCGTGGCTGCGGGACTTGAGGCCGGAGTCCAGGCGCATGGAGGTGTAGTAGCCGTCATTGTCTATGGAGCAGAGGGAGCCCGAGTCCGTGCGGTTCGAGGGCCTCTCCAGGCTGCTGTACAGGTGGTTTATGGGGGTAGAGCAGCTGGATGTCAGGGGCCTCTTGGGTAAGACGTTCTCCGGGGTGTCATAGACCCACTGATCTGTGGCGGAGGTGGCCGAGTTCTGGAAGCTCCCGTCTGAGCAGCAGCTCGACTCGCTGGGGGCGTCCGGTTCACTGCACTGCGAGCCCATTTCTCCTCGGGGTGGGCCCGAGGGCTGGGCCCCCATTGTCTGCGTGTGCCCGACGGTGTTAAGGGTGATGACCTGGGCGGTGCAGGACAAGGTGGCGTTGGGTATCAACGAGGTGGCATAGGCAGCATGAGGGGAGACCAGGAGGGGAGCAGGGTCCCCCTGCACTCCCCGCACTTCCTGCTGGGATTTGGGGCGGGGCATCGCTCCAGTCCTGGGGGTGCTCCTCAGGTGCACAACCGTCTCATCGGCCTGAAGCTTGGCAATCTGGCGGGACTGGGTCTGGCTGCCCGCATGGCAGTCTTCCGGCctacagggggcgctgttgtaAATGGGTTCGGCGCTCAGGGAGACGCGCGCCCCCTGGCGGGGCAGGCTGTGGAAGCGCGCCCCCCCGTTCAGCTGGGGCGCGTACGCGTAGGCCACCCCCGTGCAGGCTCCGTCGACGCTGCTAGCTGAGATGCTTCCGGAAGAAGAGGCCGAGAGGCCGGCCATCTGGGCGGCGATGCCCTGGCCCCTCTGAGCCCGGATACGGCGCATGGAGGGCGGTACGATCTTCACCTCCTCTGTCTGGCAGCTGGAGTCTCGCGTTTGCGACCGCCGGAGCGTGGAGTTCACGCTTCCCACGCGGCCCAGCGTGGAGTACTGGCCAGGGATGTACATCGACTGAGCCCGGAACTCTCTGGGTCCTTTCCCTGCTGTGGAGAAGAGGACGGAAGGGCAAACATAAGCAACTACACTCTAAAtttgtttcctctctctcttttttattctgACATCAGTAGATTAAGCCCCATCTATTGGGGGGCTAATTAATATGATTCAGCACTAAACTTTCTGACATGTTTATAACCTCTGGGAACACCCTAACTAAGAGGAAGAAACAGAGGAGTCGTCGTGACAGATTGTAATCATGCATGTTTTTGGTGTCTGTCAgatcagagcagagagagggcgCCATTATGTGAAATGGGGGGGCTGGTGCAGGAGTATCAAGGGCTGCCAGGGATTTGCAGAAAGCCAGAGACAGCTGCAGCAGAGTCTATTTACTGGAAACTGCGATCAACCCAATGGAATCGAGAGGGCTTACTCCCTAAGTACAGCCTGCTGAGAGCTCTCATTGCCACTGTGGAAAGGCATTTATGGTGAAGCAGCAGGTTTCTTAGCAGCTACTGTCGTAGCGAGCGCCCTGCTGCAGACGATAACATTAGTGTAAACGAGCGGACCATAAACCTTCTGAAACCGCAAGCCTTTTCAGCATTGCTGCTGTACAGTTAATAACATCTGTTGACAGTTAGCCGCCTGCTGTTGTACAGTAGCATGAAAAGGAAGCACAGCTTAAGGTGTGGAATTTGGCTTAATGTTGGCTTAGATTAGCCAGCTCTCTGCGTTGTTTATGAAGCCCTCTGTTGTTCACAAAACCTGTACAttgagaggtcaaaggtcagaggagaatgttGAACTGTCATAGCGACAACTGATAAAATTAAAAcgagaagaaagagaagggaaaagaaTTCCTCCAACGAGTAGGGGAAGCGGGGGAACTGGCACAGGGGAGTGACCCAAAGGTCAATTTCACAATAACTGCCAAGGAAGAGGAGGATTAATTCTGGTTTGAATGATTGCGTGCATGTGCGCTTCAgtgcgtgtgggtgtatgtgtgcccatgtgtgtctgcgtggatgtgtgtgcttgcagggGGTAAAGGGTACGCACCCCTGGTTTCAGTGAGGGCTAATCTGTGAAGCAGCTGGAGGGAAGTGGGGTTTAATGATGTGGCGAACAGTGGCATGCGATGCTTTTCTACACGTCTTGTAACCCCACCAGTTCTGTGTCCACACCCCTCCGGCACTCAACAATCCCTTCCTGCACCTGCCTTCTCCACCCaatctcctccctctccacccaatctcctcctcctccacccaacCCCTGCCTTCTGCACccaatctcctcctcctccacccaacCCCTGCCTTCTGCACccaatctcctcctcctccacccaacCCCTGCCTTCTCCACCCaatctcctccctctccacccaaTCTCCTACTCCTCCACCCAACCGCTGCCTTCTCCACCCaatctcctccctctccacccaatctcctcctcctccatccaaCCCCTGCCTTCTGCACccaatctcctcctcctccacccaacCCCTGCCTTCTCCACccaatctcctcctcctccacccaacCCCAGCCTTCTCCACCCAGCCCTCTAAACAACTCTCAGGCACCAGTATAATCCCGCCGTGTTACGCAACCGTGTAAATATGAGTAATTCTGCCGAAGGGAGCCCTGGGATTATGCAGAGGTTTTAGTGAAAGGGTGGAGCACAAGCTACGGCATGCCGTGATTGTTACCGTGTCCCGGGATTAGAAAGGGGCAAACAAACGGGAAGGATGAAGGGGAGCAGACCGAAAGGAAGTTCACGGGTACTTCAGGACAGGGTAAGAGCACCTGAATGCAGGGGGGTGACAGGGCGCAGTGTGCAGAGAGGAGAATCTGGGCTCCTCTCCAGCGTTTCGGCGAGATCCTTCAGCAGCACTGCAGAGCGCTGCTGCAGGCAGCATGGGAAGGttgtctcctccccccctcggGGGTTAGCTTAGGTTTTTGGCTTTAATATTCATGAGCGAAAATAACTGCGCATTTGGACCGGCCGGTTATTACTCGAGTCGTCTATGCGTTCGACCCGGGAGACGTGATGACTATGCGGACGGGTCCTCCGCAATTTGCATCGGTAAGTGAAATGCGGTAAGTGAAATCACACGGGCTTGTTTTTGCCACCGCCCGGCCAGAAGGGGGGTGGTGTCTGTGGAAAGCGGAGACTGGCGGCTGGAGAGTCGGGGGGACGAGGCGAGAGGCCGGCCCGGCTGTCTTCGGGACTTTGGCCGCCAGCAGAGAGAAGCCTGTCACAGCTCGTTACGTCCAATCTGGCGCTCTTCCTCCGTCGCGGCCCCCGCATTAAACGCTCAGAGAACTTCGACGGCGCCGTTTCGCAGACCGCCAGGCCCCGCCCGCTGCCGATAAGGGCGCGCGGCACGCACAGAGCCAGCCGTCGAGGTTAAAGCGAGGCTCGGTGCCGCCAGCGACCCCCACGCCTTTCCCACGATGCCCCAGTCACCAGTCAGCGGCGAGAGGAGTGAAACGGAAAGCTTTCCAGTCAAAGGGACTCGCAAAAGGATGAGCACGCGTGACAAGATAGAACAAGAGTAGCCATTAGTTTTTACAAATGCGTGACTTTTCTACTGAATTTTCTACTTTACGTTCAGAGAGCACAAAAAACTTGTTTGCGTTGTCTGTGCAGGACCTCGACGCAGCTTGTTTTATTCCCTCATGAAGGTGAGATGAAAAACAGTCACACATTCATAAAACGAGCGGTTTCTCTCAGTTCTTTCTTGTGTTGCAAGCAGTTCCTTTTGGAAATCTCCGACACAGCCACTAGGCTTTTTTCGAGCCTCTCATGATTTGCATTCGAACAActtgctattttttatttatttaaattgagcAGCCAATGAATTCTCTCCATTTCCATGACTAAAAAAGCTGTGAGAAAAGCGTGTTTGATGaagccgagggggggggggggggtcacaggggtgCTGAAGCGAACAGGACTGGGGAGCCATACCTAGTTCCTTCTGGATGTTGTCGGGGACCCCTGTTATTGTCTTTCTCCTTTTGACCTTCTTGGACCGCCTGACCACAGTGTCAGTGTTAACTAAGGAGCGTCGGACACTGGCCTGCCGGTCAAAAGTCTCCCCTGATGTGAGGTGGCGAGAGCAAGCA
Coding sequences within it:
- the nhsl1b gene encoding NHS-like protein 1 isoform X1, with translation MPFHSRSVEPRRVCRLNDVGCIAGALTDRDDCSFTGVDGYKVRKTVLFTSLEEVCCHTLTNIIHQLSDLSRHASNIFLEIEAEAGLLSKRSCRIQLRLETLQSTVRSLDHKKIKIPVSNLDEESRWTVHYTAPWHQQENVFLPGNRPPCVEDLHRQAKVNLKTALRECDKLRKDGFRSSQYYSQGPVFSSSTLSNSSLQEDEDDDRKSIASSAEEEKLSYPSRPLTPLMGGGQDVTSPLPTPEQKMREQAQAVPTDIIPINVSGETFDRQASVRRSLVNTDTVVRRSKKVKRRKTITGVPDNIQKELAGKGPREFRAQSMYIPGQYSTLGRVGSVNSTLRRSQTRDSSCQTEEVKIVPPSMRRIRAQRGQGIAAQMAGLSASSSGSISASSVDGACTGVAYAYAPQLNGGARFHSLPRQGARVSLSAEPIYNSAPCRPEDCHAGSQTQSRQIAKLQADETVVHLRSTPRTGAMPRPKSQQEVRGVQGDPAPLLVSPHAAYATSLIPNATLSCTAQVITLNTVGHTQTMGAQPSGPPRGEMGSQCSEPDAPSESSCCSDGSFQNSATSATDQWVYDTPENVLPKRPLTSSCSTPINHLYSSLERPSNRTDSGSLCSIDNDGYYTSMRLDSGLKSRSHGNIATARHSMYEGQQQHAYAGQEERASLYSNRSLSRSISLRKAKKPPLPPARTDSLRRKPGKKAANGGAPLNETLIASLQQSLQQGGLKDRVASSSPSQSPCSDYEDPWVLRPRSQSSASAGSSGVSANVYSLCPVTPPQSDTSSLRSDYAEWGCYGERPRSPLARSISVGGTPRGGLQNGPQAPLPLPLPLAQDAPKPKAATTSSPDRVHRLTSPSSGYSSQSNTPTAGTPVPSFMRALSPAGARPKPKVPERKSSLLSSMSISSSSTSLSSNTSDSARTPVPPLPPPFFPLSPTFSPPLPLPATPETSKSLLPCGSSPEFPSPPPEAMLDSVWPINNVVSPPPPPPLPQPSTAPVVPPPPPLPPAAPPTALSLKSLKEALKSVSPSDVNHTPNGVKKPPLNHPGSPVPLITAQALQMVQLRSVKKPERLQNTEGTTTSTQETRNGQESPNSSTPELPIKPEPPTVLPLPSCATPTLNGMYKPPTPVKKYLRDLPKSSALEIMSGDAASTDPPGDATPLSQALPSSGPSDDPSLPDHIDPESSPAGSPNDVVHSPAPKQKPPVAAKKPKLSVLALPPQTPPESAPETPPKTPPQTPPPTPPESTLREKEQLCADVPLASQNGMSSPRTAQPEGTEETDSGAPTPLTESRESLSSKLSADSLQATCDPAPSPAPPSQELPLNGDNGGGDGNGEEDADADRDGDADGDVDGDEDGDGDADGDGASSTTGSISSKDDDNGEVFDSSTANSSPAASTNGDALEDMVTPTRPRTTEDLFAAIHRSKRKVLGRKESEEDRSRGHSPSPPVTPTGMSPGLSSSLPRPAGSIQRSLRKSATSSDSFKALLLRKGSRSETSFRMSAAEMLRSTDPRFQRTRSESSLDPPPPPSPPSPSPDSPGRGSRRAQEDWARCEGALPRPSPGSAPSSKHGRPRAPPMAASSKYNARSRILSSPMTVIREGEGELGEAPDCSGPAAGPADSAAALCGDSS
- the nhsl1b gene encoding NHS-like protein 1 isoform X2; protein product: MPFHSRSVEPRRVCRLNDVGCIAGALTDRDDCSFTGVDGYKVRKTVLFTSLEEVCCHTLTNIIHQLSDLSRHASNIFLEIEAEAGLLSKRSCRIQLRLETLQSTVRSLDHKKIKIPVSNLDEESRWTVHYTAPWHQQENVFLPGNRPPCVEDLHRQAKVNLKTALRECDKLRKDGFRSSQYYSQGPVFSSSTLSNSSLQEDEDDDRKSIASSAEEEKLSYPSRPLTPLMGGGQDVTSPLPTPEQKMREQAQAVPTDIIPINVSAGKGPREFRAQSMYIPGQYSTLGRVGSVNSTLRRSQTRDSSCQTEEVKIVPPSMRRIRAQRGQGIAAQMAGLSASSSGSISASSVDGACTGVAYAYAPQLNGGARFHSLPRQGARVSLSAEPIYNSAPCRPEDCHAGSQTQSRQIAKLQADETVVHLRSTPRTGAMPRPKSQQEVRGVQGDPAPLLVSPHAAYATSLIPNATLSCTAQVITLNTVGHTQTMGAQPSGPPRGEMGSQCSEPDAPSESSCCSDGSFQNSATSATDQWVYDTPENVLPKRPLTSSCSTPINHLYSSLERPSNRTDSGSLCSIDNDGYYTSMRLDSGLKSRSHGNIATARHSMYEGQQQHAYAGQEERASLYSNRSLSRSISLRKAKKPPLPPARTDSLRRKPGKKAANGGAPLNETLIASLQQSLQQGGLKDRVASSSPSQSPCSDYEDPWVLRPRSQSSASAGSSGVSANVYSLCPVTPPQSDTSSLRSDYAEWGCYGERPRSPLARSISVGGTPRGGLQNGPQAPLPLPLPLAQDAPKPKAATTSSPDRVHRLTSPSSGYSSQSNTPTAGTPVPSFMRALSPAGARPKPKVPERKSSLLSSMSISSSSTSLSSNTSDSARTPVPPLPPPFFPLSPTFSPPLPLPATPETSKSLLPCGSSPEFPSPPPEAMLDSVWPINNVVSPPPPPPLPQPSTAPVVPPPPPLPPAAPPTALSLKSLKEALKSVSPSDVNHTPNGVKKPPLNHPGSPVPLITAQALQMVQLRSVKKPERLQNTEGTTTSTQETRNGQESPNSSTPELPIKPEPPTVLPLPSCATPTLNGMYKPPTPVKKYLRDLPKSSALEIMSGDAASTDPPGDATPLSQALPSSGPSDDPSLPDHIDPESSPAGSPNDVVHSPAPKQKPPVAAKKPKLSVLALPPQTPPESAPETPPKTPPQTPPPTPPESTLREKEQLCADVPLASQNGMSSPRTAQPEGTEETDSGAPTPLTESRESLSSKLSADSLQATCDPAPSPAPPSQELPLNGDNGGGDGNGEEDADADRDGDADGDVDGDEDGDGDADGDGASSTTGSISSKDDDNGEVFDSSTANSSPAASTNGDALEDMVTPTRPRTTEDLFAAIHRSKRKVLGRKESEEDRSRGHSPSPPVTPTGMSPGLSSSLPRPAGSIQRSLRKSATSSDSFKALLLRKGSRSETSFRMSAAEMLRSTDPRFQRTRSESSLDPPPPPSPPSPSPDSPGRGSRRAQEDWARCEGALPRPSPGSAPSSKHGRPRAPPMAASSKYNARSRILSSPMTVIREGEGELGEAPDCSGPAAGPADSAAALCGDSS
- the nhsl1b gene encoding NHS-like protein 1 isoform X3, with product MRRERTSGSFRRDGREKAPSIPRALSWLGLSTLTRQTRRIFRSQGELVAGRPGQDDDDWVYVPQHRRAVSNLDEESRWTVHYTAPWHQQENVFLPGNRPPCVEDLHRQAKVNLKTALRECDKLRKDGFRSSQYYSQGPVFSSSTLSNSSLQEDEDDDRKSIASSAEEEKLSYPSRPLTPLMGGGQDVTSPLPTPEQKMREQAQAVPTDIIPINVSGETFDRQASVRRSLVNTDTVVRRSKKVKRRKTITGVPDNIQKELAGKGPREFRAQSMYIPGQYSTLGRVGSVNSTLRRSQTRDSSCQTEEVKIVPPSMRRIRAQRGQGIAAQMAGLSASSSGSISASSVDGACTGVAYAYAPQLNGGARFHSLPRQGARVSLSAEPIYNSAPCRPEDCHAGSQTQSRQIAKLQADETVVHLRSTPRTGAMPRPKSQQEVRGVQGDPAPLLVSPHAAYATSLIPNATLSCTAQVITLNTVGHTQTMGAQPSGPPRGEMGSQCSEPDAPSESSCCSDGSFQNSATSATDQWVYDTPENVLPKRPLTSSCSTPINHLYSSLERPSNRTDSGSLCSIDNDGYYTSMRLDSGLKSRSHGNIATARHSMYEGQQQHAYAGQEERASLYSNRSLSRSISLRKAKKPPLPPARTDSLRRKPGKKAANGGAPLNETLIASLQQSLQQGGLKDRVASSSPSQSPCSDYEDPWVLRPRSQSSASAGSSGVSANVYSLCPVTPPQSDTSSLRSDYAEWGCYGERPRSPLARSISVGGTPRGGLQNGPQAPLPLPLPLAQDAPKPKAATTSSPDRVHRLTSPSSGYSSQSNTPTAGTPVPSFMRALSPAGARPKPKVPERKSSLLSSMSISSSSTSLSSNTSDSARTPVPPLPPPFFPLSPTFSPPLPLPATPETSKSLLPCGSSPEFPSPPPEAMLDSVWPINNVVSPPPPPPLPQPSTAPVVPPPPPLPPAAPPTALSLKSLKEALKSVSPSDVNHTPNGVKKPPLNHPGSPVPLITAQALQMVQLRSVKKPERLQNTEGTTTSTQETRNGQESPNSSTPELPIKPEPPTVLPLPSCATPTLNGMYKPPTPVKKYLRDLPKSSALEIMSGDAASTDPPGDATPLSQALPSSGPSDDPSLPDHIDPESSPAGSPNDVVHSPAPKQKPPVAAKKPKLSVLALPPQTPPESAPETPPKTPPQTPPPTPPESTLREKEQLCADVPLASQNGMSSPRTAQPEGTEETDSGAPTPLTESRESLSSKLSADSLQATCDPAPSPAPPSQELPLNGDNGGGDGNGEEDADADRDGDADGDVDGDEDGDGDADGDGASSTTGSISSKDDDNGEVFDSSTANSSPAASTNGDALEDMVTPTRPRTTEDLFAAIHRSKRKVLGRKESEEDRSRGHSPSPPVTPTGMSPGLSSSLPRPAGSIQRSLRKSATSSDSFKALLLRKGSRSETSFRMSAAEMLRSTDPRFQRTRSESSLDPPPPPSPPSPSPDSPGRGSRRAQEDWARCEGALPRPSPGSAPSSKHGRPRAPPMAASSKYNARSRILSSPMTVIREGEGELGEAPDCSGPAAGPADSAAALCGDSS
- the nhsl1b gene encoding NHS-like protein 1 isoform X6; translated protein: MFCLKAVSNLDEESRWTVHYTAPWHQQENVFLPGNRPPCVEDLHRQAKVNLKTALRECDKLRKDGFRSSQYYSQGPVFSSSTLSNSSLQEDEDDDRKSIASSAEEEKLSYPSRPLTPLMGGGQDVTSPLPTPEQKMREQAQAVPTDIIPINVSGETFDRQASVRRSLVNTDTVVRRSKKVKRRKTITGVPDNIQKELAGKGPREFRAQSMYIPGQYSTLGRVGSVNSTLRRSQTRDSSCQTEEVKIVPPSMRRIRAQRGQGIAAQMAGLSASSSGSISASSVDGACTGVAYAYAPQLNGGARFHSLPRQGARVSLSAEPIYNSAPCRPEDCHAGSQTQSRQIAKLQADETVVHLRSTPRTGAMPRPKSQQEVRGVQGDPAPLLVSPHAAYATSLIPNATLSCTAQVITLNTVGHTQTMGAQPSGPPRGEMGSQCSEPDAPSESSCCSDGSFQNSATSATDQWVYDTPENVLPKRPLTSSCSTPINHLYSSLERPSNRTDSGSLCSIDNDGYYTSMRLDSGLKSRSHGNIATARHSMYEGQQQHAYAGQEERASLYSNRSLSRSISLRKAKKPPLPPARTDSLRRKPGKKAANGGAPLNETLIASLQQSLQQGGLKDRVASSSPSQSPCSDYEDPWVLRPRSQSSASAGSSGVSANVYSLCPVTPPQSDTSSLRSDYAEWGCYGERPRSPLARSISVGGTPRGGLQNGPQAPLPLPLPLAQDAPKPKAATTSSPDRVHRLTSPSSGYSSQSNTPTAGTPVPSFMRALSPAGARPKPKVPERKSSLLSSMSISSSSTSLSSNTSDSARTPVPPLPPPFFPLSPTFSPPLPLPATPETSKSLLPCGSSPEFPSPPPEAMLDSVWPINNVVSPPPPPPLPQPSTAPVVPPPPPLPPAAPPTALSLKSLKEALKSVSPSDVNHTPNGVKKPPLNHPGSPVPLITAQALQMVQLRSVKKPERLQNTEGTTTSTQETRNGQESPNSSTPELPIKPEPPTVLPLPSCATPTLNGMYKPPTPVKKYLRDLPKSSALEIMSGDAASTDPPGDATPLSQALPSSGPSDDPSLPDHIDPESSPAGSPNDVVHSPAPKQKPPVAAKKPKLSVLALPPQTPPESAPETPPKTPPQTPPPTPPESTLREKEQLCADVPLASQNGMSSPRTAQPEGTEETDSGAPTPLTESRESLSSKLSADSLQATCDPAPSPAPPSQELPLNGDNGGGDGNGEEDADADRDGDADGDVDGDEDGDGDADGDGASSTTGSISSKDDDNGEVFDSSTANSSPAASTNGDALEDMVTPTRPRTTEDLFAAIHRSKRKVLGRKESEEDRSRGHSPSPPVTPTGMSPGLSSSLPRPAGSIQRSLRKSATSSDSFKALLLRKGSRSETSFRMSAAEMLRSTDPRFQRTRSESSLDPPPPPSPPSPSPDSPGRGSRRAQEDWARCEGALPRPSPGSAPSSKHGRPRAPPMAASSKYNARSRILSSPMTVIREGEGELGEAPDCSGPAAGPADSAAALCGDSS
- the nhsl1b gene encoding NHS-like protein 1 isoform X4, producing MGNVPPAPEARLRRRLLSAKVHQKPDSLWTPKPLLGPQPGARGARCRPGRALARSPRPRWKAVSNLDEESRWTVHYTAPWHQQENVFLPGNRPPCVEDLHRQAKVNLKTALRECDKLRKDGFRSSQYYSQGPVFSSSTLSNSSLQEDEDDDRKSIASSAEEEKLSYPSRPLTPLMGGGQDVTSPLPTPEQKMREQAQAVPTDIIPINVSGETFDRQASVRRSLVNTDTVVRRSKKVKRRKTITGVPDNIQKELAGKGPREFRAQSMYIPGQYSTLGRVGSVNSTLRRSQTRDSSCQTEEVKIVPPSMRRIRAQRGQGIAAQMAGLSASSSGSISASSVDGACTGVAYAYAPQLNGGARFHSLPRQGARVSLSAEPIYNSAPCRPEDCHAGSQTQSRQIAKLQADETVVHLRSTPRTGAMPRPKSQQEVRGVQGDPAPLLVSPHAAYATSLIPNATLSCTAQVITLNTVGHTQTMGAQPSGPPRGEMGSQCSEPDAPSESSCCSDGSFQNSATSATDQWVYDTPENVLPKRPLTSSCSTPINHLYSSLERPSNRTDSGSLCSIDNDGYYTSMRLDSGLKSRSHGNIATARHSMYEGQQQHAYAGQEERASLYSNRSLSRSISLRKAKKPPLPPARTDSLRRKPGKKAANGGAPLNETLIASLQQSLQQGGLKDRVASSSPSQSPCSDYEDPWVLRPRSQSSASAGSSGVSANVYSLCPVTPPQSDTSSLRSDYAEWGCYGERPRSPLARSISVGGTPRGGLQNGPQAPLPLPLPLAQDAPKPKAATTSSPDRVHRLTSPSSGYSSQSNTPTAGTPVPSFMRALSPAGARPKPKVPERKSSLLSSMSISSSSTSLSSNTSDSARTPVPPLPPPFFPLSPTFSPPLPLPATPETSKSLLPCGSSPEFPSPPPEAMLDSVWPINNVVSPPPPPPLPQPSTAPVVPPPPPLPPAAPPTALSLKSLKEALKSVSPSDVNHTPNGVKKPPLNHPGSPVPLITAQALQMVQLRSVKKPERLQNTEGTTTSTQETRNGQESPNSSTPELPIKPEPPTVLPLPSCATPTLNGMYKPPTPVKKYLRDLPKSSALEIMSGDAASTDPPGDATPLSQALPSSGPSDDPSLPDHIDPESSPAGSPNDVVHSPAPKQKPPVAAKKPKLSVLALPPQTPPESAPETPPKTPPQTPPPTPPESTLREKEQLCADVPLASQNGMSSPRTAQPEGTEETDSGAPTPLTESRESLSSKLSADSLQATCDPAPSPAPPSQELPLNGDNGGGDGNGEEDADADRDGDADGDVDGDEDGDGDADGDGASSTTGSISSKDDDNGEVFDSSTANSSPAASTNGDALEDMVTPTRPRTTEDLFAAIHRSKRKVLGRKESEEDRSRGHSPSPPVTPTGMSPGLSSSLPRPAGSIQRSLRKSATSSDSFKALLLRKGSRSETSFRMSAAEMLRSTDPRFQRTRSESSLDPPPPPSPPSPSPDSPGRGSRRAQEDWARCEGALPRPSPGSAPSSKHGRPRAPPMAASSKYNARSRILSSPMTVIREGEGELGEAPDCSGPAAGPADSAAALCGDSS